Within bacterium, the genomic segment GCTGGCCAGCGTCTGGCCCGCACTGCAGGCGCGCCTGCAGGAACAGCTCTTTCCGGCTGCTGAATTGCGCCAGTGGCTGAAGCAGGTCGGTGCGCCGACGCATCCGGAGGAGATCGGCGTATCCCTGGATCGGCTGCACAGCAGTTATCGTCAGGCGCAGCTGATCCGCAGGCGCTACACGGTTCTGGATCTTGCGCTTGAATCGGGTTACTGGGCGCCTGCGCTGGAGGCTCT encodes:
- a CDS encoding sn-glycerol-1-phosphate dehydrogenase — translated: LASVWPALQARLQEQLFPAAELRQWLKQVGAPTHPEEIGVSLDRLHSSYRQAQLIRRRYTVLDLALESGYWAPALEALFAQNGFWQG